A genomic stretch from Nitrospinaceae bacterium includes:
- a CDS encoding Gfo/Idh/MocA family oxidoreductase has translation MSDAPLRVAVVGLGWWAGPIGNAARRSEKLEIVSCFTRNEEKRNNYAAEYGCAQAGSYEALLENDDVEGILLTSQNTAHAAQIEAAMAAGKHVWVEKPITNTLAEVPGVLKAWRAAGRVLSVGHCYRRAAGHRVMKRMIDDGTLGKPLWAEAAFTSPAGQNFTTDRWRYFKSECPGGPLMQMGIHHCDTLQYLLGRPVRIYGVHKHMATPAEIDDVSMTTYEHESGAVSNVTTCFTSPDIFSMKLHGTEAAVHLEMIRENIAVAERTNEETTLLMKKKGETGWTDVPLPGMCDMLQDELEEFAECVRAGKDPETGPAEAVHALAMVEGSVRSAEEGRPLDVAALLDGIDL, from the coding sequence ATGTCTGATGCACCTTTGAGAGTTGCGGTTGTTGGCCTTGGCTGGTGGGCGGGGCCAATAGGCAATGCCGCGCGGCGGAGCGAGAAGTTGGAAATTGTGTCGTGCTTCACGCGAAATGAGGAGAAACGAAATAACTATGCCGCCGAATATGGTTGCGCTCAGGCCGGGAGCTATGAGGCGCTGCTAGAGAATGACGATGTCGAGGGAATTCTTTTAACTTCGCAGAACACGGCCCACGCCGCGCAGATTGAGGCGGCAATGGCGGCGGGAAAGCACGTCTGGGTTGAAAAACCGATTACGAACACGCTGGCCGAGGTGCCCGGGGTTTTAAAGGCATGGCGTGCGGCCGGGCGCGTGCTCTCGGTCGGGCACTGCTACCGCCGGGCGGCGGGGCACAGGGTGATGAAGCGGATGATTGACGATGGGACGCTTGGCAAGCCTTTGTGGGCCGAGGCGGCGTTTACGAGCCCAGCGGGCCAGAATTTTACGACCGATCGCTGGCGCTATTTTAAGTCCGAGTGCCCGGGCGGGCCTCTGATGCAGATGGGGATACATCATTGCGACACGCTGCAATATCTGCTCGGGCGGCCGGTGCGCATTTACGGGGTGCACAAGCACATGGCGACGCCGGCCGAAATTGACGATGTGTCGATGACGACTTATGAGCACGAGAGCGGGGCGGTCTCGAATGTGACGACGTGCTTCACCTCGCCCGATATTTTCTCGATGAAACTCCACGGGACCGAGGCGGCGGTGCACCTTGAAATGATCAGGGAAAACATTGCGGTGGCCGAGCGCACGAATGAGGAGACGACCCTGCTCATGAAAAAGAAGGGGGAAACGGGCTGGACCGACGTGCCCCTGCCGGGTATGTGCGACATGTTGCAGGATGAGCTCGAGGAGTTTGCCGAATGTGTGCGCGCAGGTAAGGATCCCGAGACAGGACCCGCCGAGGCCGTCCACGCGCTTGCGATGGTCGAGGGCTCTGTGCGCTCGGCCGAGGAGGGGAGGCCGCTTGATGTGGCGGCGCTTCTTGATGGCATCGACCTTTAG